A stretch of the Coprobacillus cateniformis genome encodes the following:
- a CDS encoding exonuclease domain-containing protein has product MSERITVFDIEVLNQDPASVCAIGIVELLDQQVISTYYSLVKPRNLSYDVYRYKVHKIKTKSLLKERPFQDVWKDIHHYFENTIVVSHDIQGDMMNLRAVLKQNHISYPHLYMSCTNVLAHLVYPDLHKYNVKELSQMIGFEFQAHHALDDAKACAQILIEMLKYEHCETLQELHQRFHLDFGEMKENYYRNIISAEIAPQLRELSQREDAFLYHQFVCFTGKLSMPRELLEEKTKQVSALATQQVSTQTNYLVIGGKGYHKVRFGNENKKVKKAIQLMKQGQDLRIVHENEYLKLLESKK; this is encoded by the coding sequence ATGAGTGAAAGAATAACTGTTTTTGATATTGAAGTCTTAAACCAGGATCCAGCAAGTGTATGTGCGATTGGTATTGTTGAATTACTTGATCAGCAAGTTATTTCTACATATTATTCATTGGTAAAACCCAGAAATTTAAGTTATGATGTTTACAGATACAAAGTCCATAAAATAAAAACCAAATCATTACTAAAAGAAAGACCATTCCAAGATGTCTGGAAAGATATTCATCACTATTTTGAAAATACAATTGTTGTTTCTCATGATATTCAAGGAGATATGATGAATTTACGAGCTGTTTTAAAACAAAATCATATATCATATCCTCATCTTTATATGTCATGTACAAATGTTTTGGCTCATCTTGTTTATCCTGATCTTCATAAGTATAATGTAAAAGAACTTTCTCAGATGATAGGCTTTGAATTTCAGGCTCATCATGCTTTGGATGATGCAAAAGCATGTGCACAAATTCTTATAGAGATGTTAAAATATGAACATTGTGAAACGCTTCAGGAATTACACCAACGATTTCATTTGGATTTTGGTGAGATGAAAGAGAACTATTATCGGAATATAATCTCAGCTGAGATTGCTCCACAGTTAAGGGAGTTATCACAACGTGAAGATGCATTTTTATATCATCAGTTTGTTTGTTTTACTGGAAAGTTATCTATGCCTAGAGAACTTTTAGAAGAAAAAACAAAACAGGTAAGTGCGCTTGCCACTCAACAAGTGAGTACCCAAACTAACTATCTAGTCATTGGAGGAAAGGGTTATCATAAAGTTCGTTTTGGTAATGAAAATAAAAAGGTAAAAAAGGCTATTCAATTGATGAAACAAGGGCAAGATCTTCGTATTGTTCATGAGAACGAATATTTAAAACTGTTAGAATCTAAAAAATAA
- a CDS encoding viroplasmin family protein — protein MSKFYAVKKGRKTGVFLTWAECEQQVRGFKGAIYKSFSSRDEAMTFLSDQPKVMTGDGLIAYVDGSYNVKTHEYGYGCVLLYGQNVIEQFNGKGHSEDYVTMRNVAGEIIGSEMAIRYAIKHGYQFICIYYDYEGIEKWANGLWKANKIGTQAYQRFIEESRKSIDISFVKVLAHSGDVYNDVADALAKKAVGIS, from the coding sequence ATGAGTAAATTTTACGCAGTGAAAAAAGGACGAAAAACTGGAGTTTTTTTAACTTGGGCTGAATGTGAACAACAAGTTAGAGGATTTAAAGGCGCAATATATAAATCATTTTCTTCACGAGACGAAGCAATGACTTTTTTGAGTGATCAGCCAAAGGTGATGACAGGTGATGGCTTAATAGCTTATGTGGATGGCAGTTATAATGTTAAGACTCACGAATATGGTTATGGTTGTGTTCTCTTGTATGGACAAAATGTTATTGAGCAATTTAATGGTAAAGGTCATAGCGAAGATTATGTAACAATGAGAAATGTTGCAGGAGAAATCATTGGAAGTGAAATGGCCATTCGTTACGCTATAAAGCATGGATATCAATTTATTTGTATCTATTATGATTATGAAGGAATTGAGAAATGGGCAAATGGTTTATGGAAAGCCAATAAAATAGGAACTCAGGCATATCAAAGATTTATTGAAGAAAGTCGCAAAAGTATTGATATATCATTTGTAAAAGTGTTAGCACATAGTGGAGATGTATATAATGATGTTGCTGATGCTCTTGCAAAAAAGGCAGTGGGTATTTCATGA